A DNA window from Sulfitobacter noctilucicola contains the following coding sequences:
- a CDS encoding DJ-1/PfpI family protein, with product MKTLAAFVFPGFETLDYFGPIEMLGGYGSETEIITVAKNREPVPSVHGQKIVIDKTIAEKTDYDLLLIPGGVAAHEAGADEELLQWFRDVSATAERVMTVCTGSILLGMSGVLDGHRATTNKMAFTRTVPIAPKVDWVKEARWVRDGKFYSSSGVSAGMDMALAVMADLFGMEMADRIALGSEYEWHKDATRDPFAKLAGLV from the coding sequence ATGAAAACACTCGCTGCATTTGTCTTCCCCGGATTTGAAACGCTGGATTATTTCGGCCCTATCGAGATGCTGGGCGGCTACGGCAGCGAGACGGAGATCATCACCGTCGCGAAAAACCGCGAACCGGTGCCAAGCGTTCATGGCCAGAAGATCGTCATTGATAAAACCATAGCCGAGAAAACCGATTACGATCTCTTGCTGATCCCCGGCGGCGTTGCTGCACATGAGGCGGGTGCCGATGAGGAGCTTTTGCAGTGGTTTCGCGACGTATCGGCGACGGCAGAGCGTGTGATGACGGTCTGCACCGGCTCGATCTTGCTGGGCATGTCCGGTGTTCTTGACGGTCACCGTGCAACAACCAACAAGATGGCTTTCACCCGCACCGTGCCGATCGCGCCAAAGGTTGATTGGGTGAAAGAGGCACGATGGGTGCGAGACGGCAAGTTCTACAGCAGTTCTGGCGTATCTGCTGGTATGGACATGGCACTGGCAGTCATGGCCGATCTGTTCGGGATGGAGATGGCGGACCGCATTGCGCTGGGTAGTGAATACGAATGGCACAAGGACGCAACCCGCGATCCCTTTGCCAAGCTCGCCGGACTGGTCTGA
- a CDS encoding helicase HerA-like domain-containing protein yields MCLRGTSVTNDIFIGGGGPDYGTQQFLNIGYANRHGLIAGATGTGKTVTLQILAEGFSAAGVPVFLSDVKGDLSGLAKSGSDTHKLHDAFMSRAEKIGFENYNYAAFPVAFWDLYGKQGHPVRTTASEMGPLLLAQLLGLTEAQEGILNIAFRVADEDGLPLLDLKDLQALLVWIGENAKTLALRYGNVSAASVGAIQRRLLVLENQGASDLFGEPALALSDLMRCDTDGRGMINILAADQLMGAPKLYATFLLWLLSELFEELPEVGDPDKPKLVFFFDEAHLLFDDAPKALVDKVEQVARLIRSKGVGVYFITQNPADVPDDILGQLGNRVQHALRAFTAKDRKELRMAAETYRENPRFDTEEAIREVGVGEAVTSFLQKKGVPGIVERTLIRPPSSHLGPIKDTERNALMAASPMAGKYDKRLDRDSAFEMLKARADQAAAEAAAAEEKAEEVETPALREFNNARRYAGKGVTRSTSRPPARRATEGFGTAMANVVIKELKGTTGRRIVRGILGGLFKGR; encoded by the coding sequence ATGTGCCTGAGAGGAACCAGCGTGACGAATGACATTTTTATTGGAGGGGGTGGCCCGGACTATGGCACCCAGCAGTTTCTCAATATCGGCTATGCCAACCGCCACGGGTTGATCGCCGGGGCCACCGGCACCGGTAAGACTGTCACCTTGCAGATCCTCGCCGAAGGGTTCTCGGCTGCGGGCGTCCCGGTCTTCCTGTCTGACGTCAAAGGTGATCTTTCCGGCCTCGCCAAATCAGGCAGTGATACGCACAAGCTGCATGATGCATTCATGAGCCGTGCCGAGAAGATCGGTTTCGAAAATTACAACTATGCCGCATTCCCTGTCGCTTTCTGGGACCTTTATGGAAAGCAGGGCCATCCGGTGCGTACCACGGCGTCAGAGATGGGACCGCTGCTGCTTGCACAACTTCTAGGGCTGACCGAGGCGCAGGAAGGTATTCTGAACATCGCTTTCCGTGTGGCTGATGAAGACGGCTTGCCGCTTCTGGATCTAAAAGATCTACAGGCGTTATTGGTCTGGATCGGAGAGAACGCCAAGACACTGGCCCTGCGCTATGGCAACGTGTCTGCGGCTTCTGTTGGCGCAATCCAGCGCCGGTTGCTGGTGCTTGAAAACCAAGGTGCGTCCGACCTCTTTGGCGAACCGGCATTGGCGCTTAGCGACCTGATGCGTTGCGACACAGACGGGCGCGGAATGATCAACATTCTGGCCGCAGATCAGCTGATGGGGGCACCCAAACTCTACGCCACATTCCTGTTGTGGCTATTGTCCGAGTTGTTTGAGGAGCTGCCGGAAGTTGGCGATCCAGACAAGCCCAAGCTGGTTTTCTTCTTTGACGAGGCGCATCTGCTTTTCGATGACGCGCCCAAGGCACTGGTCGACAAGGTTGAACAAGTCGCGCGTCTGATCCGCTCGAAAGGTGTTGGTGTCTACTTCATCACGCAAAACCCTGCAGACGTGCCGGATGACATTTTGGGCCAGCTTGGGAACCGCGTCCAGCATGCGCTGCGTGCGTTCACCGCCAAAGACCGCAAAGAACTGCGGATGGCCGCAGAGACTTACCGCGAAAACCCGCGCTTTGACACCGAAGAGGCGATCCGCGAGGTTGGTGTGGGTGAGGCGGTAACGTCGTTCCTGCAAAAGAAAGGCGTGCCCGGAATTGTGGAGCGGACATTGATCCGGCCCCCTTCCTCGCATCTTGGTCCGATTAAGGATACGGAGCGTAATGCGTTGATGGCGGCGTCCCCGATGGCAGGCAAATATGACAAGCGTCTGGATCGCGACAGCGCATTCGAGATGCTCAAAGCACGCGCCGATCAGGCCGCCGCAGAAGCCGCTGCCGCAGAGGAAAAAGCAGAAGAGGTCGAGACACCGGCACTGCGCGAGTTTAACAATGCGCGGCGCTATGCAGGTAAGGGCGTGACCCGATCAACCTCGCGTCCACCGGCGCGGCGGGCAACCGAAGGGTTCGGCACGGCGATGGCCAATGTAGTCATCAAAGAGCTGAAAGGCACAACCGGACGCCGCATCGTACGTGGTATTCTGGGCGGGCTCTTTAAGGGGCGCTAA
- a CDS encoding PQQ-dependent sugar dehydrogenase — translation MRLIPNFRNFLCIAAIATCAGVPVIAQAQMTLEPVVTGLDTPWAVAPLPEGGALVTLREGTLIHSLDGTNREITGVPRVADSGQGGLLDITLARDFERTRTLFLTYATPQAGRGSGTALASAIYRKGGTRLEDVKELFEMKAGSSGGRHFGSRVVEGTDGTLFMTIGDRGDRPAAQDLRRHNGSVIRVNRDGSVPKDNPFVGRDAVLPEIWSYGHRNPQGAGLDLQGNLWVSEHGARGGDEVNRVKRGANYGWPVISYGVHYSGGKIGEGTAKEGMEQPALYWDPSIAPSGLLVYSGKMFPDWRGQIFVGSLKFDYISRLAGNPLREVEQIKTPQTSRVRDIVEAPDGSIWFLSVGDGAVYRIAQ, via the coding sequence ATGCGATTGATCCCCAACTTCCGGAATTTCCTGTGTATAGCCGCAATTGCAACCTGTGCGGGCGTCCCCGTTATTGCGCAGGCACAAATGACATTAGAGCCTGTTGTAACGGGGTTGGACACACCTTGGGCTGTGGCACCGCTGCCAGAAGGCGGGGCCCTGGTGACGCTACGTGAAGGAACCTTGATCCATAGTCTTGATGGGACCAATCGCGAAATCACCGGCGTTCCAAGGGTGGCGGACAGCGGGCAGGGCGGGTTGCTCGACATCACCCTTGCGCGTGATTTTGAGCGCACCCGCACGCTGTTTCTGACATACGCGACGCCGCAGGCGGGACGCGGCAGCGGAACGGCACTGGCCAGCGCCATCTATCGCAAGGGCGGCACCCGACTTGAGGACGTGAAAGAGCTGTTCGAGATGAAAGCTGGCAGCAGCGGGGGGCGGCATTTCGGCTCCCGCGTGGTTGAAGGGACGGACGGCACGCTGTTTATGACCATTGGCGACCGCGGCGACCGTCCTGCCGCACAGGATCTTCGCCGACATAACGGGTCCGTCATTCGCGTGAACCGCGACGGGTCGGTTCCCAAGGACAATCCGTTTGTGGGCCGTGATGCTGTCTTGCCAGAAATCTGGTCCTACGGGCATCGCAATCCGCAAGGGGCGGGGTTGGACCTGCAAGGCAATCTGTGGGTCTCGGAGCATGGCGCGCGCGGCGGCGACGAAGTGAACCGCGTGAAGCGCGGTGCGAATTATGGCTGGCCGGTGATTTCTTACGGGGTTCACTATTCGGGTGGCAAGATCGGAGAGGGCACAGCGAAAGAAGGCATGGAGCAACCGGCACTCTACTGGGATCCCTCCATCGCGCCCTCGGGGCTGTTGGTCTATTCGGGCAAGATGTTTCCAGACTGGCGCGGTCAGATATTTGTGGGGTCGCTCAAGTTCGACTATATCAGCCGTCTTGCGGGCAATCCGCTGCGCGAAGTGGAACAGATAAAAACGCCCCAGACCAGCCGTGTGCGCGATATTGTAGAGGCACCTGACGGGTCGATCTGGTTTCTATCGGTGGGGGACGGCGCGGTTTATCGTATCGCGCAATAG
- a CDS encoding ABC transporter ATP-binding protein encodes MSDPYGDRGNKDASITNPKGMGSEIPQRGGTSFAAPGGPFLIGDGMTAGYGNGPDILHDCTIAVDKGEIAVIVGPNGAGKSTGMKAVFGMLDMRKGHVRLDGEDITDLSPQDRVAKGMGFVPQTSNIFTSMTVEENLEMGAFIRTDDFSDTMAQVYDLFPILKEKRLQAAGELSGGQRQQVAVGRALMTQPKVLMLDEPTAGVSPIVMDELFDRIIEVARTGIPILMVEQNARQALEIADKGYVLVQGANAYTGTGKELLADPEVRKSFLGG; translated from the coding sequence ATGAGCGATCCTTACGGCGACCGCGGCAACAAGGACGCGTCGATCACCAACCCCAAGGGGATGGGATCAGAGATACCCCAGCGCGGTGGCACCAGCTTTGCCGCGCCCGGCGGGCCGTTCCTGATTGGCGATGGCATGACAGCAGGCTACGGCAACGGCCCCGATATCCTGCATGATTGCACCATCGCCGTTGATAAGGGCGAGATTGCCGTGATCGTGGGTCCGAACGGTGCCGGTAAATCAACAGGGATGAAAGCGGTCTTTGGCATGCTCGACATGCGCAAGGGCCATGTACGGTTGGACGGCGAAGACATCACCGATCTTAGCCCGCAAGACCGCGTGGCCAAGGGCATGGGCTTTGTGCCGCAGACCTCGAACATCTTTACCTCCATGACGGTGGAGGAAAATCTTGAAATGGGGGCATTCATCCGCACCGATGATTTCAGCGATACGATGGCGCAGGTCTACGACCTGTTCCCGATCCTCAAGGAAAAGCGCCTGCAAGCGGCTGGCGAACTGTCGGGCGGCCAGCGCCAACAGGTTGCCGTGGGGCGTGCCTTGATGACGCAGCCCAAGGTCTTGATGCTGGATGAGCCGACAGCGGGTGTGTCCCCAATTGTGATGGACGAGTTGTTTGACCGGATCATCGAAGTCGCGCGCACAGGAATCCCCATCCTCATGGTGGAACAGAATGCGCGCCAAGCGCTTGAAATCGCCGATAAAGGTTATGTTCTGGTACAAGGTGCAAACGCCTATACCGGCACGGGTAAAGAGCTTTTGGCCGATCCCGAAGTTCGCAAATCGTTCTTGGGGGGCTGA
- a CDS encoding ABC transporter ATP-binding protein, with the protein MIVVDDLHKHFGGFHAVDGSSLSIDKGSITGLIGPNGAGKTTLFNVIAGVLKPTSGKVYMDGEDISGLPPHTLFHKGLLRTFQIAHEFHSMSCRENLMMVPGGQSGETLWNTWFGRKRIADEERALKAKADEVLEFLTIEHLAEQKAGQISGGQKKLLELGRTMMVDAKIVFLDEVGAGVNRTLLNTIGDAILRLNKERGYTFVVIEHDMDFIGRLCDPVICMAEGRVLAQGTLAEIKANEQVIEAYLGTGLKNKEQVGA; encoded by the coding sequence ATGATCGTCGTTGACGATCTGCACAAGCATTTCGGCGGCTTTCACGCGGTGGACGGATCGAGCCTGTCGATTGACAAGGGGTCCATCACTGGATTGATTGGCCCAAATGGCGCTGGAAAAACAACCCTTTTCAATGTGATCGCGGGCGTTCTTAAACCTACTTCCGGTAAGGTTTACATGGACGGCGAAGACATCTCTGGTCTGCCGCCACACACACTGTTCCACAAGGGTCTGTTACGCACCTTCCAGATCGCGCACGAGTTTCATTCCATGTCCTGCCGCGAAAACCTGATGATGGTCCCCGGTGGCCAATCGGGCGAAACGCTCTGGAACACATGGTTTGGCCGCAAGCGCATCGCCGATGAAGAGCGCGCGCTAAAAGCAAAGGCTGACGAAGTTCTCGAGTTCCTTACCATCGAACATCTGGCCGAACAGAAAGCCGGTCAAATCTCGGGTGGTCAGAAAAAACTGCTGGAGCTGGGCCGCACCATGATGGTGGACGCCAAGATCGTCTTTTTGGACGAAGTTGGTGCCGGTGTGAACCGCACCCTGCTCAACACGATCGGGGATGCCATTCTGCGCCTTAACAAAGAGCGCGGCTACACATTTGTCGTGATTGAACATGACATGGATTTTATCGGACGGTTGTGTGATCCAGTCATCTGTATGGCCGAAGGTCGCGTGCTGGCCCAAGGGACCCTTGCCGAGATCAAGGCGAACGAGCAGGTCATCGAGGCCTATCTGGGCACGGGTCTGAAAAACAAGGAACAGGTGGGCGCATGA
- a CDS encoding branched-chain amino acid ABC transporter permease — MDLLNALIAFLNYVFVPGVAYGSQLALGALGVTLVYGILRFSNFAHGDTMAMGAMATVLLTWLFQSWGLSLGPLPTALLALPFGILFAIGLLLFTDRAVYKFYRVKKAKPVILVIVSLGVTFIYNGVTRFIIGADDQNFFDGERFIISARDFKKATGLAEGLSFKTTQGITIVTAIIVVIALFWFLNKTRAGKSMRAYSDNEDLALLSGINPERVVMITWMIVATLATIAGVLYGLDKSFKPFTYFQLLLPIFASAIVGGLGNPIGAIAGGFVIAFSEVTITYAWKKILVYLMPENLEPSGLVQLLSTDYKFAVSFVILLIVLLFKPTGLFKGQSV; from the coding sequence ATGGATCTTCTCAACGCACTAATCGCTTTCCTGAACTACGTCTTTGTCCCCGGTGTCGCCTACGGCTCTCAGCTTGCGCTTGGCGCACTTGGTGTGACGCTGGTCTACGGCATCTTGCGGTTCTCAAATTTCGCCCATGGCGACACCATGGCCATGGGGGCCATGGCCACGGTCCTGCTGACGTGGCTGTTCCAAAGCTGGGGCCTGTCGCTTGGGCCACTGCCAACGGCGCTGCTCGCCCTGCCCTTCGGCATCTTGTTCGCCATCGGGTTGCTGTTGTTCACGGATCGCGCTGTCTATAAATTCTACCGTGTCAAAAAGGCCAAACCGGTCATTCTGGTGATCGTCAGCCTTGGTGTGACCTTTATCTACAACGGTGTGACACGCTTTATCATCGGGGCGGACGACCAGAACTTCTTTGATGGTGAACGCTTCATTATCTCGGCGCGTGATTTCAAAAAGGCCACGGGGTTGGCCGAAGGGCTGTCGTTCAAAACCACGCAAGGGATCACCATTGTGACTGCCATCATCGTGGTAATCGCGCTTTTCTGGTTCCTGAATAAAACCCGTGCAGGCAAATCGATGCGTGCTTATTCCGATAACGAGGATCTGGCGCTGTTGTCGGGCATCAACCCAGAGCGTGTGGTGATGATTACATGGATGATCGTGGCCACGCTGGCGACGATTGCGGGCGTGCTTTACGGCCTTGATAAATCCTTCAAACCCTTCACCTACTTCCAGCTTTTGCTGCCCATCTTTGCAAGCGCCATTGTCGGCGGTCTGGGCAATCCCATCGGCGCTATCGCGGGCGGTTTTGTGATCGCGTTTTCCGAGGTTACGATCACCTATGCATGGAAGAAAATCCTTGTGTATCTCATGCCCGAAAACCTTGAGCCTTCGGGCCTCGTCCAGCTTTTGAGTACAGACTACAAATTCGCCGTCAGCTTTGTGATCCTGCTGATCGTGTTGCTGTTCAAACCTACAGGTCTATTCAAGGGGCAATCGGTATGA
- a CDS encoding ABC transporter substrate-binding protein — translation MKKMLMATTAAALVATSAFADGHAKEVKLGVLFGFTGPIESLTGPMSAGAEMAMNEVTESGMFMDGAKVTSIRADSGCIDNGMAVASGERLIAEGVAGIIGADCSGVTGAVLQNVAIPNGMVMISPSATSPGLTTMEDNGLFFRTSPSDAREGEVMAEILVERGVKSIALTYTNNDYGKGLADAIETSFKAVGGEVTIVAAHEDGKADYSAEVGALASAGGDLLVVAGYLDQGGAGIIKSALDAGAWEQFGLPGGMIGENLPKTIGPDLDGSYGQIAGSEGNGIDTLVSMAGDAFDATSPYTPEAYDAAALLILAMQAAGSTDPAAYKDEILNVANAPGEKIYPGELGKALEMIKAGTEVDYVGASAVELIGPGESAGTYRMIEVQDGKNATIGFK, via the coding sequence ATGAAAAAGATGCTTATGGCCACAACGGCTGCAGCTCTGGTTGCGACGAGCGCGTTCGCAGACGGCCACGCAAAAGAAGTTAAACTCGGCGTTCTGTTCGGCTTTACCGGCCCGATTGAATCACTGACTGGCCCGATGTCAGCTGGTGCAGAAATGGCGATGAACGAAGTTACCGAAAGCGGTATGTTCATGGACGGCGCGAAGGTCACGTCGATCCGTGCCGATTCTGGCTGTATCGACAACGGTATGGCTGTAGCCTCCGGCGAACGTCTGATCGCTGAAGGTGTTGCAGGCATCATCGGTGCTGACTGTTCCGGTGTTACGGGCGCTGTGCTGCAGAACGTTGCCATTCCAAATGGCATGGTCATGATATCGCCCTCCGCGACATCCCCCGGCCTGACCACAATGGAAGACAACGGCCTGTTTTTCCGCACCTCCCCCTCTGACGCCCGCGAAGGCGAAGTCATGGCGGAAATTCTGGTCGAGCGTGGCGTGAAATCCATCGCCCTGACCTATACCAACAACGACTACGGCAAGGGTCTGGCGGACGCGATTGAAACATCGTTCAAAGCAGTCGGCGGCGAAGTCACAATCGTAGCGGCACACGAAGACGGCAAAGCAGACTACTCCGCTGAAGTCGGCGCGCTGGCATCTGCCGGTGGTGATCTGCTGGTTGTTGCGGGCTACCTTGACCAAGGTGGTGCGGGCATCATCAAATCCGCGCTGGACGCAGGCGCATGGGAGCAGTTCGGCCTACCTGGCGGCATGATCGGTGAAAACCTGCCAAAGACAATCGGTCCTGATCTGGATGGCTCTTATGGCCAGATCGCCGGCTCCGAAGGCAACGGCATCGACACACTGGTTTCCATGGCAGGCGATGCGTTTGACGCGACATCCCCTTACACGCCCGAAGCCTATGACGCGGCAGCGCTGCTCATCCTAGCGATGCAGGCCGCAGGATCAACAGATCCGGCTGCTTACAAGGACGAGATCCTGAATGTGGCAAATGCGCCGGGTGAAAAGATCTATCCTGGTGAGCTGGGCAAAGCGCTTGAGATGATCAAGGCAGGCACAGAGGTCGACTATGTCGGTGCTTCTGCGGTTGAGCTGATCGGTCCCGGCGAATCTGCGGGTACATACCGTATGATCGAAGTCCAGGACGGCAAGAACGCGACAATCGGCTTCAAATAA
- a CDS encoding branched-chain amino acid ABC transporter permease: protein MNSTLKNTGLFAILAVLIIIVGVQQSWNSALLIIAMGLISSIMALGVNLQWGFAGLFNVGIMGFVALGGLAAVLIGMPPTEGAFAAGGFGVVGALLLGAGTILAAIFVMRRMQGGWKRTVAVIAVLVIGFFLFRALLDPSVARIEEINPAQTGYLGGLGLPVILAWPVGGLFAAAAAWLIGKTALGLRSDYLAIATLGIAEIIIAILKNEDWLTRGVKNVIGVPRPVPYEIDLQNSATFVERAAGFGFDPVEGSTLWVKFLYIVLFAAVLFILMWMAQRALHSPWGRMLRAIRDNEVAAEAMGKDVTARHLQVFILGSAICGIAGAMMTTMDSQLTPGTYQPLRFTFLIWVMVIVGGSGNNLGAVLGGFLIWFLWVQVEPMGLWLMNTITAGMADGSPLKVHLIESAAHMRLLTMGLVLLLVLRFSPRGLIPEK from the coding sequence ATGAATTCCACTTTGAAAAACACCGGCCTATTCGCCATTCTTGCAGTGCTCATCATTATTGTGGGTGTGCAGCAAAGCTGGAACTCGGCGCTTTTGATCATCGCTATGGGGCTGATCTCTTCGATCATGGCGTTGGGCGTGAACCTGCAATGGGGTTTTGCAGGTCTGTTTAACGTAGGCATCATGGGTTTCGTCGCCCTCGGCGGTCTTGCCGCTGTGCTGATCGGCATGCCGCCCACCGAGGGGGCATTTGCCGCTGGTGGTTTTGGCGTCGTAGGTGCCCTTTTGCTGGGTGCCGGCACGATCCTTGCCGCGATCTTTGTGATGCGGCGGATGCAGGGCGGCTGGAAGCGCACCGTGGCGGTCATCGCCGTGCTTGTGATCGGCTTTTTCCTGTTCCGCGCACTGCTTGACCCGTCGGTGGCGCGGATCGAAGAAATCAATCCGGCGCAAACCGGTTATCTGGGTGGTCTGGGACTGCCGGTCATTCTGGCGTGGCCCGTTGGCGGACTGTTCGCTGCGGCAGCAGCTTGGCTTATCGGAAAAACCGCGCTTGGTCTGCGCTCCGATTATCTGGCTATTGCGACGCTGGGCATCGCCGAAATCATCATCGCAATCTTGAAAAACGAAGACTGGCTGACACGCGGCGTGAAGAACGTAATCGGCGTGCCGCGTCCGGTACCCTACGAAATTGATCTGCAGAACTCCGCGACCTTTGTGGAACGCGCTGCCGGTTTCGGTTTCGACCCCGTCGAAGGGTCAACGCTCTGGGTCAAGTTCCTCTACATCGTGCTGTTTGCCGCTGTGCTGTTCATCCTGATGTGGATGGCGCAGCGCGCGCTTCACTCTCCATGGGGCCGGATGCTGCGCGCTATCCGCGATAATGAAGTTGCGGCAGAAGCGATGGGTAAAGACGTGACAGCCCGCCACTTGCAAGTGTTTATCCTTGGCTCTGCCATCTGCGGTATTGCGGGCGCAATGATGACCACGATGGACAGCCAGCTAACACCCGGCACGTACCAGCCCTTGCGCTTTACCTTCCTTATCTGGGTGATGGTCATCGTGGGCGGGTCCGGCAACAACCTTGGTGCAGTGCTGGGTGGTTTCCTGATCTGGTTCTTGTGGGTTCAGGTTGAGCCGATGGGCCTGTGGCTGATGAATACAATAACGGCAGGCATGGCTGATGGCTCCCCCCTGAAGGTGCACCTGATCGAGAGTGCGGCGCATATGCGCCTGCTGACGATGGGATTGGTGTTGCTGCTGGTGCTGCGGTTCAGCCCTCGCGGGCTGATCCCGGAAAAGTAA